In the Cryptococcus neoformans var. neoformans JEC21 chromosome 1, complete sequence genome, one interval contains:
- a CDS encoding defender against cell death 1 (dad-1), putative: MASKSPQPTVNSKNLQSSFDTLIDNYTSTTPARVKLIDAFLLFILLSGILQFAYRVLITVYPFHAFAGGFGSTVGQFVLLAGLRAQVAPGRDGEFKEVSQERAFADFCAASVVLHLFAFNFLG; this comes from the exons ATGGCTTCAAAATCACCCCAGCCCACAGTTAACTCCAAAAACCTCCAATCATCCTTTGACACCCTCATCGACAACTACACTTCTACAACGCCCGCTCGCGTCAAGCTCATCGACGCATTCTtgcttttcatccttctgTCAGGCATTCTTCAGTTTGCCTACAGGGTTTTGATCACTGTGTATCCCTTCCATGCCTTCGCTGGAGG GTTCGGATCAACTGTTGGACAGTTTGTTCTTTTGGCGGGTCTGAGAGCGCAGGTTGCTCCCGGACGTGATGGAGAGTTCAAGGAAGTTTCTCAAGAACG AGCATTTGCAGACTTTTGCGCAGCATCTGTtgtccttcatcttttcgCTTTCAACTTCCTGGGCTAG